TTCCGCGGTGTTGCGGGCGTGGGCGGACAGGAATCGCCACATCTCCATATTATGTCGGGTCGACCATTCATGTGCCAGTCTTGGGACCCGAACAAACTCGACCGTGCATCCAGCAGTGCGATACAATTCGGCATTGGATTCCATCATCGGTGCGACAGAGTCGTCAGCACCGGCCAATAGCATCATTGGAATCGAATCGTCACAGCGGCCAAGTTCTCTCGGCCGCAATCCCGAGTGCGCGACCAACGCGGCGATCTGGTTAGGTCTTGCTGTAGCCAAGACATGAACAAACGACGCTCCGTTCGACATACCGGCCAAGTAAACACGATCAAGGGCGATGTCTTGTTCCAAGGCTAGCCGAGAATACAGGGCATCGAAGAATTGCACATCAGGGTTGTCATCGAGGTTGGTTGGATCGATGTTAACCGTCGACCACATCGAATTTTGGGCTGCGGGATAGACCAGAACGAAGCCGTTGTCCACTGCGAGTCGATCAAGTAGGCAGTATGCCGCCATGGAAGCGGGAGAATCGCCGATGCCGTGAAATGCGAACACAATCGGCATCGGCAATGTGGACTCGTGTGGTACCA
Above is a window of Neorhodopirellula lusitana DNA encoding:
- a CDS encoding alpha/beta hydrolase family esterase; protein product: MKRFLIGTLVLALTASITWWLLRDRPLNADVHAHELVVGGATRIYRVVVPHESTLPMPIVFAFHGIGDSPASMAAYCLLDRLAVDNGFVLVYPAAQNSMWSTVNIDPTNLDDNPDVQFFDALYSRLALEQDIALDRVYLAGMSNGASFVHVLATARPNQIAALVAHSGLRPRELGRCDDSIPMMLLAGADDSVAPMMESNAELYRTAGCTVEFVRVPRLAHEWSTRHNMEMWRFLSAHARNTAEEAEP